The following proteins come from a genomic window of Phycisphaerae bacterium:
- a CDS encoding SIR2 family protein: protein MWADVLKDTSITQQPMRRIVAVVGAGASISAGLPTTKQAIERIKSVIGPQIERELDRLVLEYRLRRDEFETVLLAASRLNRDDVLDELRKLFSLRYRPSLTHEILAHLLKHRFVDAVINFNFDESLDHSLRDELGGPQNYLHVISDGDCPPVIERELNAHHRFSMPVYIKPHGTVSHKSTMRFTRGDYYLLPGDIKLLLQKLLSDMPICLIVIGFNMQSFEFNDIVARCMKSKDDRIYTYTCEPRPTHDPDFWEPVCNDDGSVRLPGIRALYSRKRHGHIDPKGQHTLDVHMRALWREVERKFNRQFAARGIARHEFICSLFQNYDPSTHASDYLYDRTLAELALATLKAKGFVNTRVLQKGRTGSFFELWRECTGEPTTLYELCKHSMGLEKCSYSREALRVPAAARLKVSERARVLTQPEFNKVGDQFCRRFVASLRGPWRSVGVWRRWMVRSFNEMFFGNEVEVVNTTRSAVRHELCANPRPLDTLTALQALALNELRNDEWDTLLCVAETGEWLLKSPVFDLLRQRKKRRIAIIVADLTQTDGLVSLGCNYRKLNWWLHNQHMTLFIRGEGHVLNAFFFERRLRDPRIVPVMVEGGDAYPLLRVFFAYWIKADKKRLVNPKPIEDEEVVQAQKNYFASEKFVFPRVPRQTHGRTKRRARGSPRQARRNRSP, encoded by the coding sequence TTGTGGGCCGATGTTCTCAAAGATACTTCCATTACGCAACAGCCGATGCGCCGTATCGTCGCAGTCGTTGGCGCGGGAGCAAGTATCTCGGCGGGCTTGCCGACGACCAAACAGGCGATTGAACGAATAAAGTCCGTGATTGGCCCGCAGATTGAGCGCGAATTGGACCGCTTAGTCTTAGAATACCGCCTTCGCCGAGATGAATTCGAGACCGTGCTGTTGGCTGCTAGCCGCCTAAATCGCGATGACGTGCTCGATGAACTCCGAAAACTGTTCAGCTTGCGTTATCGTCCCTCATTGACTCACGAAATCTTGGCGCACCTGCTCAAGCACCGCTTTGTGGATGCAGTCATCAACTTCAATTTTGACGAATCGTTAGACCACTCTCTTAGGGATGAATTGGGCGGCCCCCAAAACTATCTCCATGTAATCTCGGATGGCGATTGTCCACCTGTGATCGAACGCGAATTGAACGCACATCACCGTTTCAGTATGCCGGTGTACATCAAACCACATGGTACTGTCAGCCACAAATCCACCATGCGGTTCACACGGGGTGATTATTATCTCCTCCCCGGTGATATCAAACTACTCTTGCAGAAGCTCTTGTCGGATATGCCTATATGTCTGATCGTCATTGGATTCAACATGCAGAGCTTTGAGTTCAATGATATTGTGGCACGGTGCATGAAATCGAAGGATGACCGGATTTACACCTATACGTGCGAGCCAAGACCAACTCATGATCCGGATTTTTGGGAACCCGTCTGTAACGATGATGGCAGTGTCAGGCTGCCGGGCATCAGGGCGCTTTACAGCCGCAAGCGTCATGGCCACATCGACCCCAAGGGGCAGCACACTCTGGATGTACATATGCGTGCACTGTGGAGAGAGGTTGAGCGTAAATTCAACAGGCAATTTGCAGCTCGCGGTATTGCCCGACATGAATTCATTTGCTCTCTCTTTCAGAACTATGACCCCTCAACGCACGCGAGCGATTATCTGTATGACCGCACTCTTGCGGAACTTGCACTCGCCACTTTGAAGGCGAAGGGCTTCGTTAATACGCGGGTGCTTCAAAAGGGTCGTACCGGAAGTTTTTTTGAGCTGTGGCGCGAATGCACAGGTGAGCCAACGACTTTGTACGAGTTATGTAAGCATTCCATGGGGCTTGAGAAGTGCAGCTACTCGCGCGAAGCGCTGAGAGTGCCTGCTGCCGCCAGATTGAAGGTGTCAGAACGAGCGAGGGTTCTCACGCAGCCCGAGTTTAATAAAGTGGGGGACCAATTTTGCAGGAGATTCGTAGCATCATTGAGGGGGCCGTGGCGCAGCGTAGGCGTATGGCGCCGTTGGATGGTCAGGTCATTCAATGAGATGTTTTTTGGTAATGAGGTCGAGGTCGTCAATACGACTCGGTCGGCTGTTCGGCATGAATTGTGTGCCAACCCTCGACCACTTGATACGCTTACTGCGTTACAGGCGCTCGCGTTGAACGAACTTCGAAACGACGAATGGGACACCCTGCTGTGCGTTGCGGAGACAGGGGAATGGCTGCTCAAGTCACCTGTCTTTGACCTTCTCAGGCAGCGAAAAAAGCGAAGGATCGCGATCATCGTGGCGGATCTCACGCAGACTGATGGGCTGGTGTCGTTAGGTTGCAATTATAGGAAGCTGAATTGGTGGTTGCACAACCAACACATGACGCTGTTCATCCGGGGTGAGGGGCACGTATTGAATGCATTCTTCTTCGAGCGTAGACTGCGAGATCCTAGAATTGTTCCCGTAATGGTTGAGGGTGGCGATGCATATCCTTTACTCAGGGTGTTCTTCGCGTACTGGATAAAGGCGGACAAGAAACGATTGGTAAATCCTAAACCGATCGAAGACGAGGAAGTTGTGCAAGCGCAGAAGAACTACTTTGCATCGGAGAAATTTGTTTTTCCTCGAGTGCCGCGGCAAACACACGGCCGCACGAAGCGACGAGCTCGCGGAAGCCCGCGTCAAGCACGCCGCAATCGTTCGCCATAA
- a CDS encoding site-specific DNA-methyltransferase: MTSTAVNPFYQARRTLPAPAAPVEKVVIGNATLYRADCFDVLPTLSGIGAVVTDPPYGIGFKYRSYDDAPAKYDAMMARLVPELIRVTANGPCFVWQSPLKAPLWHRYFPADYRIIAACKLYPQRRGRIPALAWDPVIFWSGRSLLRDELPKDWHVADLTPMDGYDPANPVPCPRPLEQVRYVCDSVRADSILDPFLGSGTTGLAAILAGKRFVGIERDPVYFRYACRRIEAAWKEASHAAVYGERLRRA; the protein is encoded by the coding sequence ATGACCAGCACCGCCGTCAATCCGTTCTACCAGGCGCGGCGCACGCTTCCCGCTCCCGCTGCGCCTGTCGAGAAGGTCGTCATTGGCAACGCCACCCTCTATCGGGCCGATTGCTTCGACGTGCTGCCCACGCTTTCCGGCATCGGGGCCGTTGTCACCGACCCACCGTACGGCATCGGCTTCAAGTACCGCAGCTACGACGACGCACCCGCTAAGTACGACGCCATGATGGCTCGGCTAGTCCCCGAGCTGATCCGCGTCACCGCCAACGGGCCGTGCTTCGTCTGGCAGAGTCCCCTCAAAGCGCCGCTCTGGCATCGCTACTTCCCGGCCGACTACCGCATCATCGCCGCCTGCAAACTCTATCCCCAGCGGCGGGGGCGCATCCCCGCGCTAGCGTGGGACCCGGTCATCTTCTGGAGCGGTCGCTCCCTCCTGCGCGACGAACTGCCGAAGGACTGGCACGTGGCCGACTTGACGCCGATGGATGGCTACGACCCCGCCAATCCCGTCCCCTGCCCTCGCCCGCTGGAACAGGTGCGTTACGTCTGCGACTCCGTCCGCGCGGACAGCATCCTGGACCCGTTTCTCGGCAGCGGGACCACCGGCCTTGCCGCGATTCTCGCGGGCAAGCGCTTCGTTGGCATCGAACGCGATCCGGTCTACTTCCGGTACGCCTGCCGGCGCATCGAGGCCGCATGGAAGGAGGCTAGCCATGCTGCCGTTTATGGCGAACGATTGCGGCGTGCTTGA
- a CDS encoding helix-turn-helix transcriptional regulator: MLRAMRAKAGLTQRDLARKLRMHNTMVHRSEIGDRRIDPVEFAAWCRACDADPGDVIRNLG; this comes from the coding sequence ATGCTCCGCGCCATGCGGGCCAAGGCCGGCCTGACGCAACGAGACCTCGCCCGTAAACTCAGGATGCACAACACGATGGTGCACCGATCGGAGATCGGCGACCGCCGCATTGACCCGGTGGAGTTCGCGGCATGGTGCCGCGCCTGCGATGCCGATCCGGGTGACGTGATCCGGAATCTCGGATAA
- a CDS encoding ParA family protein, with product MIIVVANSKGGVGKSTLSVHLAAWLHEQGHKVTLADCDTQQSSSEWIREAIPEVKAVRLDSPDIILNELPILAQDADYVVADGPGSQTETSRALLLRGDLAIVPCKASMLEVRALAKATEVLRQAQDIRGGIPKAIIVLSMIGKNYRLTQDMKDAAAALSLPLASNAMILRQIYADAPGQGSVVWNLGARAREAAHEADALFREILPEAVTPAAKHQAMKG from the coding sequence ATGATTATCGTCGTAGCGAATTCCAAGGGCGGCGTCGGCAAATCGACGCTGTCCGTCCATCTAGCCGCGTGGCTCCATGAGCAAGGCCACAAGGTGACGCTCGCCGACTGCGACACGCAGCAGTCATCCTCCGAATGGATACGCGAGGCGATACCCGAGGTGAAGGCAGTCCGCCTCGACAGTCCCGACATCATATTGAATGAGCTACCGATTCTGGCCCAGGACGCTGACTACGTCGTAGCCGACGGGCCGGGCAGCCAGACCGAGACCAGCCGTGCGCTACTCTTGCGCGGCGACCTTGCTATTGTCCCGTGCAAGGCGAGCATGCTGGAGGTTCGAGCACTGGCCAAGGCGACCGAGGTACTGCGCCAGGCTCAGGACATACGAGGCGGGATACCCAAGGCCATCATCGTCCTGAGCATGATCGGAAAGAATTACCGACTGACGCAGGACATGAAGGACGCCGCGGCGGCGCTGTCACTGCCGCTGGCTTCAAACGCGATGATTCTGCGTCAGATTTACGCCGACGCGCCGGGACAGGGGTCCGTCGTCTGGAATTTGGGCGCCCGCGCCCGCGAAGCCGCCCATGAAGCCGACGCGCTCTTCCGCGAGATACTGCCGGAAGCCGTGACGCCGGCCGCGAAACATCAGGCGATGAAAGGGTAG
- a CDS encoding laminin B domain-containing protein, whose protein sequence is MTVLAGMKNRLSLQIGRSVFLAAFACAWCVEGLQAQPIVAESHFNADPDGWTAMRTVNLSPLDPTPVPEGNLAWVEQGGNLGGYFQHVDPNDGRTSYWQAPSGFLGEQSAVYGGVLSFDQKQSSTSSQYDIADVVIQGGGMTLALNTSYNPRTGWTRYHVLLAAGGGWHVNTLSGPAATPSDLQQALAALTALYIRAEYRSGNDTDGLDNVVLNGPSPDCPASTFDADDEGWWTLRDTNPPAWANSTGNPGGCFTVSDLADGVEWRYLAPAKFLGDRTVLLGSILEFDLRATPVAQPDPSEGLRMVNVTGSELTLQFAAESNPADNGWTHFAVPLQPSAQWSRTSDGQVPTMQDFADVFGSLSELTIRGEFYSGVDEGLLDNVFFLDCRPCSPAADFDQSGQVDALDLPTMVDVLLGVDIDPWHLLCADINRDGSANGADLGGFVEAMLAP, encoded by the coding sequence ATGACAGTTCTGGCTGGGATGAAAAACCGCTTGTCGCTGCAAATTGGACGATCCGTGTTTCTGGCTGCTTTCGCTTGCGCCTGGTGCGTTGAGGGACTTCAAGCCCAACCTATTGTCGCCGAAAGCCACTTTAATGCCGATCCGGACGGCTGGACGGCGATGCGGACGGTCAATCTCAGCCCGCTCGATCCGACGCCAGTTCCCGAGGGAAATCTCGCGTGGGTGGAGCAAGGAGGCAATCTCGGCGGCTACTTCCAGCACGTCGATCCCAATGACGGACGAACCTCCTATTGGCAGGCCCCGTCCGGCTTCCTGGGCGAACAGTCGGCGGTGTATGGCGGCGTTCTCAGTTTCGACCAGAAGCAGTCATCCACAAGCAGCCAGTACGATATCGCCGATGTCGTCATCCAAGGCGGCGGAATGACGCTGGCGCTCAACACTTCCTACAATCCGCGAACTGGATGGACGCGCTATCACGTCTTGCTGGCTGCCGGGGGCGGGTGGCACGTCAATACTTTGAGCGGGCCGGCAGCGACTCCTTCGGATTTGCAACAAGCTCTGGCGGCGCTGACGGCTCTCTACATCCGGGCCGAGTACCGGAGCGGCAATGACACCGATGGCTTGGACAACGTCGTTCTCAACGGCCCATCCCCGGATTGCCCGGCCAGCACCTTCGACGCAGACGACGAAGGCTGGTGGACGCTTCGGGATACGAACCCACCGGCTTGGGCGAATTCGACGGGGAACCCCGGCGGCTGCTTCACGGTATCCGATCTTGCCGATGGCGTTGAATGGCGCTACCTGGCACCTGCCAAGTTCCTAGGGGATCGCACTGTGTTGCTCGGCAGCATCCTGGAGTTCGATCTGCGCGCAACGCCGGTCGCCCAGCCGGACCCGTCAGAGGGCCTGCGAATGGTCAACGTCACCGGCTCGGAACTGACGCTGCAATTCGCGGCGGAATCCAATCCGGCCGACAACGGATGGACGCACTTTGCGGTGCCGCTCCAACCCTCGGCACAATGGTCGCGAACGAGCGACGGGCAAGTGCCGACGATGCAGGATTTTGCCGACGTGTTCGGTTCCCTGTCCGAATTGACCATCCGTGGCGAGTTCTACAGCGGCGTCGATGAGGGTTTGCTCGATAATGTGTTCTTTCTCGATTGCCGTCCGTGCTCGCCCGCGGCGGACTTCGACCAGAGCGGGCAGGTTGACGCTCTCGACCTTCCGACGATGGTCGATGTCTTGCTCGGTGTGGACATTGATCCCTGGCATCTTCTTTGTGCCGACATTAATCGTGACGGTTCCGCAAACGGGGCTGACCTGGGCGGCTTCGTCGAGGCGATGCTCGCTCCGTGA
- a CDS encoding replication/maintenance protein RepL, with protein MTEVRQIAGLAGNQVSTKRGFPVYRTNPSVPTTSGLTTRTKRFQVPGGRGSVIVDNSSGEIKGIGGMGFWWEEEVDSSRFVKMFLDGIKQAADLSKTGLQVFELVYHEMRANPGSDEIKLNQYVAKDHGISDRTYQRGVRELLEKEFLYRSPSDGVFFVNIRFMFNGDRLAFVRTYHLKGAGRQQELQLGDMASLPSPGSAATECGGSNVPT; from the coding sequence ATGACGGAAGTGCGACAGATTGCGGGGCTCGCTGGGAATCAAGTCAGCACCAAGCGCGGATTCCCGGTTTATCGAACCAATCCAAGCGTGCCGACCACCAGCGGACTGACAACGCGGACCAAGCGATTTCAGGTGCCGGGCGGCAGAGGTTCGGTCATCGTTGACAACAGCAGCGGCGAAATCAAAGGCATCGGCGGCATGGGCTTCTGGTGGGAAGAGGAAGTTGACAGCAGCCGATTCGTGAAGATGTTCCTCGACGGCATCAAACAGGCGGCGGATCTCTCCAAGACAGGCCTGCAGGTGTTCGAACTCGTCTACCACGAAATGCGGGCGAATCCTGGCTCCGACGAAATCAAGCTCAATCAGTACGTCGCCAAGGATCACGGTATCAGCGACCGCACGTATCAGCGCGGGGTGCGGGAACTGCTGGAAAAGGAATTCCTGTACCGCAGCCCCAGCGACGGCGTGTTCTTCGTCAACATCCGTTTCATGTTCAACGGGGACCGTCTGGCATTCGTGCGGACGTACCATCTCAAGGGCGCGGGCCGGCAACAGGAACTTCAACTCGGAGACATGGCGTCCCTCCCCTCGCCTGGTTCGGCCGCTACCGAATGCGGTGGATCCAACGTACCAACCTGA